DNA from Brachionichthys hirsutus isolate HB-005 chromosome 3, CSIRO-AGI_Bhir_v1, whole genome shotgun sequence:
TTGAAGGCAGCGGGAGAAAGACTGAGGAACAATTGTGGCGCCGCTTGTTTCGGTcagctgctgtttatttttcagtctcCACTTCATTGTGTTTGTCCACATATGAGACAACAATATGAATTATTGGTTgaagtttttaaaaatgttcctgcGGGTGTATGATGCCAGCAGGCCGCTCTTTGATCTCGCCACAGAGAGGTGGGTGTTGAGCTTTTATTTCCTCATAAAACATCTTTTATAGATGCACAAGGCagatgttatttttgttttgtaaaatctTCTTATTAGCGgcaaacaggttttttttttttttggcagcacaCGCAGACACTTTTGCTCATGTGTTGTAGAATTTATGGAAATGTTTTGACATATATATGAAAGTTTGCACCAAGACGATCATCTCTTGATGTCTTAATAAGAATAAcaatcaaatggaaaaacaatcTCAGGAATGTTCCACCTGAGAtaggggcgatggtggcgcagtgatcAAGAGGCTGgaggttcgattcccggctcaggcacatgtgtacactgtcgttgtgtccttaggcaagacacttcacattgcctgggcgcgtGCGCACgtggcgaccagcagcagactacggttagaaagtgtaactgctgtaaaccgaattgccctccgagggacaaatcaataagaagtatttagtatttagtgtTTGGATGAGGGCAGATTGAGGATGGGGCCGGCCACTGCCCCCCTCAGTGTGTAAACTCTCCACACTGCAGCTATTCATTTGGCTCCGCTCTCTGGATGAAGTTAGGATTGTTTGTCAGTGGGCTGTGATGCCAGGAATGCTCGGTGCCGGGCCttcctgtgtgcgtgtgggtgtctCTTGCACTTTATTTTGCCTCTCCAGCAGGTCTGTGCTACAGAACCCCGTGTTCCCTGTGCTCCCTGACCTCTGAAATGAAATAACAGATTCTATTTTTCTCAGAGAAGCTATTTTGGTCGCTGGACACACGCCTCAACCTCGTTCTGCCCCAGTAGAGACTCCCCTGCCTGCACCCTGCATGTTCTGGCATATTCCATCTGACATCACTTTCTAAATGAGCTGACGCAtgaatgtgaacacacacacacacacacacacacacactggtctcTGATTCATAGCTTACAGTGCCCAGTTGCAGATGGGTCCAGCTCTATGCTCGGACCTGctactgtgttttgtttttatttttgcccttctgattttattttctcagaCTTAATGAAGAtgatttgtttctatttttgGTTCGTACACCAAAAATAAGGAATTTAGGTGAAACGGTGACTCTGTGTTGCCCATAGACATGATGAATGTTCTACATAGTGACATCATGTGGAACCCTGCATAGCTCCACCCACTTTGCACCtcatggatagatagatagatagatagatagatagatagatagatagatagatagatgctTCATTGATCCCATCGGGAATCTACAACCTCTTACATAATGGAAGAAACATTTGGGGCgggggcagcagtggctcatggggttgggccttgggctgggaagcagagaCATCCACCGGTTCCAGTCCCAGATCAGACGAAATGcagagtgtgggctggtggctggagaggggccagtctgtcTGCCTTCAGAGCACttccgaggtgcccttgagcaaggcacccccccccccccccccaactgctccaggCGCGGCCGGTTATAGCGgcaccttcaccctattcccgCTCCGCATGCTAGGGCCCCAATGCATATACTGTATtcatgtgtgtggttgtttcgagTGGCCCGTTGTAATCGGGTGCAAATGCagtttcgttgtgtgtttgcagtgtaaaaatgTGTAACATATAAAGGCTgtgtcttctcttctcttctattTAGCACATCCAGGCCCAAAGGCATTTATTACTTTGTTGCTATCCAGATTTCGTTTTCATAAGTATCAGGGGAAAATCTAAatgatttattgttttaaacATGTGTCATGCAACTAAAACATGTGTTTTCCCTTTGCCGTCTCAGAATGATGTCACATTCATGTGTCCGTCTTAATTTCGAACACCCTCGTCTCCTGACTCAGGTCAGAGTCGCTGATGCTTGTCTTGCATCAGAGTCCACATGAAGGGAGTGTGGCAATGAGAATTCCCCCTGGGTAGCGGATACGTGCAGCATTATAATCATTCCCTTGAGTGCATGAACTCTTTTCAGGAGATGCAAAAGCATGTACACCAGAGCAGATTGAGTCTTTTGTAGCGGCATCACCCTGATTTCACACAGACGTGTGCACAGAACCGCAGGCCTCACACATGCTCTTCAATTTAAACTCCAAATTAGAGGTCTCAGAAATCTAGCACTGTTATGCCTGGGCCAAAATCGACATCTATGTGGTTTGTAATGAGAAGCATATTTTCTATCAAATCCGTCATCAATTGAATGTGAAGTttctttatttatgttataaataataaatgaataaaccaATGGCCATTGTGCTCAGTGATGAGTGAGGTCATCttattatttgtcttgtttgtcCTCGTCCTGTTTCTGTGAGAACACCTCCGGGATGGTCTCTGCATCCGCTGCCAAACTCTCACAGCTGCTTGGAAAACAGACACAGTGGAAAAGGAATACTAACCGAAAAGCACAAAGCACTTCATCATTGAGCCAAAACAAGCAGGGCCGGAGATCATGATGGATCACCAGGATGTCGGATGAAAAGCATCTGCATttcaattgggggggggggggggggtcctgttaGAAGACATTAACTACAGGTCTCAGCGAGGGCGAGCAAGAAGGATAACGCTTTAGGAAACATATCATTTAGCTAATTTGCTAATATTGCTGGGCGGAGCAGCAATAGATCTGATGTCCCCAGAGACAAACATGACATCCTGTAGTTTATCTGCAGCGGTTCCCATGTTGACACGAATGAACTATtcaattaattcattcattatccaaccgcttattccttCATCGGGCCGCAGGCCAAGctggaggcggggtacaccctggacaagccgccagtccatcgccgggcaacacagagacagacaatcagccacacacacactcacacctacgggcaatttagtgtcaccaatcagcctaggctgcatgtttttggtggtgggaggaagccggagaacccggagagaacccacgcagacacggggagaacattcaaactcctcacagaatggccacaagtcggagacgaacctgcgaccacctcgctgtgaggcaacagtgcttaccactgcgccaccgagccacccCCACTCAATTCGTTCTCTACTAATTAGCATTAAAACAAAGAGCTGCTACAATTGTTACATTTATATAAGTCAAAATGGCCCGTCTTCCAGCGACGACTCGTAAATGAGCTTATTGGCAAGAACTCCTCGGATTGCCTCAGGTTCCCAGCATGCAACTTTGTTTCTGTGGTTTGATTAAAAAGGCATTGATTCTAGACATTCACAATGTTGGGCACACTGGGTTGTCGTATTAATGAGGTAAAGGTGAAAAGTGTTAAATATGACGTATCCTGACTTTTCCAGAGTGGGTTTAAAAATCCTGAAAAATCCCATCATGCCAGTTGATAGGAAGCGTACTGCTGTAGTGAATGTGCTCCAAAAACTGCTGCCCCCAGTTTGGAATAAAACTTGTTGTTAAAGTTTATTTGTATTGATGTCTTTATAGTTATTTTGTATGAATGTAGTCACAGAGGATTTAACAACATCGTTTTCAAAGTTTGTATTTTCTGGCATGCAATGAACTGTTACGTTGTTTGAACAGGAGGTTCCTTTAATGTTCCACTGTCTTGTTTATTATAATGCCCTCACATTGTGCACACCTCTGATAACGACGTATTTAATTGTAAAAGTGATATTAATGCGAAGACAAGGTTGGAAATATGTATTATATCTTTAATGTACTCTTTCAAGACCCGACTAAAAAACCTGCGAGTTTCATATAGAAAAGAAATGGCTTGGAGTGATCCACacacgataaaaaaaaacgatgtAAGTTCACCATTAAAGCTATATCTGTGAAGGTTTTTAATTCTGACTTGTACAACATGGATATGGTCAGTCAAGAAAACTGCGCTGGGCATCCATCGGTGGGAGAACAGGCCAGCCTTTGTCAAAAAGCTTCAGCTATCACTGAAGAGAGAGACGCCATTGTGCTTAAGAAAAGCCTCCTTATGGTTCATGTCCTCAGATTGAAATGGATCCCAAGCCTCTGTTTCAAAATTGCAGCTCTCTCCAAATGAGTGTATGCATTAAAATAAGGCCGTCGTTGAAAACGAAGCCCCTTGAAGTCAGTTTAGAACCATCGGACAAATAACCTCCTGTGTATCTCAGGCATCCAAAGCATGGTAAGACAAAAAGGCTAAATGAAAGCCTGCTGTTTGTGATGGAGACAGGAGAATCTACAACTTCACTGTGTGAATTGTGTAGCAGTGTCAGATAGTGAGCAGGTTAAACTGAATGCACGACTTAAAGTGAATGatgtaaatgttgaaataaaaatattcaggaTGTAAGAACTGTGGGgtttttccctttttaatgTCACAAAAATGAATACTTCTGTTCCCGAAGAGCGATAGAATATTCTAGAACACACCTAATGAACATTTATGACTTTACAGACGTTTTTAGAACATTTAAAGGTTCATTTAAGGCACTTGGAATTTTAACTTTCTTTCAGCAAAGAGCCTAAATCTTTGGtccaacaatttaaaaaaatgaacgCTTAAGTATGAAAATAACACcagcttatatatatatatatgtatagagagagagagagagagagagagagttccaTACTGAATTGATACTTATGCGTACACCTCAGAAATGACCAGCAATCTTACAGATGTTTTGCAAGAGAAAAcatgggagagaaaaaaaataatgttggcTCAATCAGATGTACAGCAGTACAGGATTGTTAAGTCACATCACATTTGGCAAACACaagtttgtttttcataattttCTGTCCACTTCATTTGGAGGACGAGCTGACGGAGACATGTCCGCCTCTAGCATGTTCAGCTGCAGGGCAGCCAAGTCTGATATGAATTACAGCACAGTGAAACTGGCGTCGGCTGCACGTGTGCAACATAGTAATTGCTGAAGTTGATGTCCTGCACATATGGTGCTGGCTGGTAATAGCACGTGACATTCGTTATGGTGGGGATGGCGTTCTGCTCAGCCAGCACCTTCAGGGCCAGCATGGAGATGAGGCTGAGCGTCTGGCGCCGCTCGTGGCCCATCAGACACACGGTGCTCTCGTTGACCACTTTGTGCAGAGTCATCAGGCACTCGTACCGTTTGTGCTCCATACCGGCAAAGTGGTTCTGCAGGTAAGCTTCCAGTTTCCGCTGCTGCTCTCCAATGTCAGAGAAGTCAATGAAGAAGCGGGAGCACATGTAGCGCTGCATCTGCTTCATGTCTGCCTCTGAAGATGGCGTGAAGCCTCTCACCAGGAGGTGGCAGTATTTCAATAAACCTCCCCCTCTGATTTCCTCCGGGCTATGTGTAGCTATGGTTTTCTGATACAAGTGGTCCATGGCCTCCTGGAAGTCTCCGTACACGCTCTCGCCGATCACAGTGGGATGAAAGCTCTCAGACATGGCCGTCTCTGAGCAGCGGTCAAATAAGAGCAGAGAATCAAGGCAGATCTGGAAGGAGTCCACGCTGAATTCAAACTGCCGCCGTAAAGAGTCCACAAATTTCAACTCCACATTCTTGCCTGTGTTGTTGGACAGAGAAATGAGGCTCCAGCGGTTCGTGTCATTGCAGACTTTCACTAGTTTCTGTACATAGGCTTCCTTGAGGGTCAGTGCTGTGATGCGCTCCTTAGAGACCCCGGCTGGCAAGAAGTCAAAGAGGCAGTCCAACACGACGTCCTTCACTAGGCGGAAGGCCTGATCATCCTTCAGTGACACGCCAAAGATCAGGTCCAAGTCCTTATAGCCCAATCCGGTGTCCTGGTGGAGCACATGGCTGGCAGCCGAGCCATTCAGCCTCACGTCTGTGACACTGATGCCCCTCTCCCCCAGCCTCGCACGCACGACCTGGACAGGGATGAGAGAGAGCGTGTTATTAATCATTAGCCAGCAAAGAAAAATGGCAACAGTCATATATCCAACAAAAAATCAAGTCAAACCCATGAAATATGTCCAGAGAAGAAGCACATGGGCCTGGTGGAAATCAATAACCTGTGCAGGCAAGATCAATACCATCAGTCTCAAAAGTCCAGTTGGACTTAAACATCGTTTTTATTCTGACTGAAATCTTAAAAGTctgaatttaaaacaaaacagtggAGCTGATGagtccttcatcttcctctgtaGCCGATTGTCTCACTTTATCGCTGGCACAGAGATGTATTATCCAGACATGAAAGAAAGTGAACGCTGGTCCATCAAGACTAAAAGACGTTCTTCATTGTCAgcagtcttcctcttcttctttttttttttttttaccagtgaCCCAACGGATGTTTACACAAATGAGTCTTGCCTCATGGTGCAGCCATATTGACAGAGGATGGCCAGCAGTGGGACACACTATGGAACCAGTCAAAATCGAATTGATCCCAAGACAACAACGCGTTTCCATGAAGCTGTTTGTCGTAGCATGTTCAGTGCTTAAGCACACAGATTCCAACAGCAAATAAAACACTGAGCAAATTTAAATCAGACACAATTCAAACAGCAAAGCCTGCTGCACCAACTAGTACTTATGCACCCCGACACGGTCCTAAATCTCCCCCTTGACCCCACCAGATTAGTGTCtgctagctctctctctctctcgtggtGATCAGATAGCGAGCCGGCCCTATTTACACCCACCAGCTCAGGCTGCAGAATACGGACAAACATCTGAAGGCAAGTCAAGCTCTCACAGTCTCGCTGTGGCGTTGCCATCGTTCAGCCATAAAGTAGTCCCAATCATGTTTCAATTCCAATGTGTTCATGGGCCACCGTGGTCCATTCAGGGTAAGGCCTGCACTTAGCCCTTATCACAGCCTGCATAttgtaacaaaaacaaagcctccttggcagaggtaataaaggTAACTGGAAGCACAGACAGGTGTGCATCTGCTGACTTAACAAATCTTGCCATAAACCAACTCCTGTCCAATAAATTTTTGCCTTACTTACTGAATAGATCAATAAATTCTAAGTGGGGGAAAGGAAAGCTGTTGGGCAGAGGCTCGCTCATAGGAGGGTGATGTTATCTTCGCCGAGCAATGAGATCGTTACTTCCTTGAACGCGAGCGTTTcacgatgctgcaggacaaaggTTGAAACTAACAGAAGACGAACGGCTGTCACCAAACCAAATGAAGGTTACATTTCAGCTACAttttgacataaaaaaaaacggaTTTCCACAAATCCAGGAGAAACAAGAGTCGGGGATCGAGCCTGTATTTATGGCTCCTGCATGCTCAATAGAGCATTCATCCTTCAGCAACCACAAGCATGAAGTTCTGTGATTCACAAGCTGGTTGGGCTCATCATGACTATTTCAGTTTGTAAATGAAGCTGAAATAATATTCCACAAGTTTATTTTGATATTTGGCAGTAGCTTTAATATTGGACTGTCTAGAAGAGACAGGACAAGAAACCACCACAGTGAAACGCGACCCAACAACAACGCACACAAGCCTGAGAAAGTGGAGGGACTGTTTTAGGCGTGAGATTTATGACACAATCAGTCCAAAATTAGAGACAAAAAGTAAAGACAGAGTTACACAGAGAAAACTGTGAAGGAATTCACAGCAGTGCTGGGAAGAAAGTGCAAGGATGTGACCAAGTGTGTACGGCTGTCTCCCAAAAACGGGAACAGACCAAAGAAAGTTATGATGCAATGTGCCAAGGAAATATAAAAAGGATCGACCAAACCAAACCGCACAAAAGTCATATCTTGGGTTAGTCGGTGGCTTTTAACTCTGGATTAGGAGATGAACAAACAATATAATACAATTCAATTTGATTAAATTCTCCAGGGAATATTTCATGCAAAGGTTTCACTGAATTCAGTACGCACTTGTAGCATAGTGTAGGCTGTGGTATTCAGTATTTATGCAAATAGCAGCATAATGATCCTATATAGAGTAAAACTACTGCGTGTACATCTAACTGGCTATAAAAGGATTATCGGCGACACAAATTCACAAGTGAGTATCTGAGTATATAATCGATATGTGATAATAAAGTGATgagatactactactactaataatgatgatgatgatgatgatgatgatgatgatgatgataataataatgtgccTGTATAAATGACTACCTGGACTATCTGGCGGGGCTGCACAGACAGCGTGGGGAAGTTTCCTCTCCCGTGGATGGGCACGGCTTCTCCCAGGATCGAGTCCAATCGTTGCACCTGATCCCAGGATAACACGCAGAACCGCCGGCTCTGATCCGAGGCATCACCGCTGGACATGGCGACGTGAACTTCAGTCAGCGCTCCGAGAATCACTTCTTATTATTATCTCAGCCTGAGCTCTCTGTCTGTCGTTCTCTTCGGCGTCAGGAGGATATATTCCCGTGGATCGCAGTTATCTAGATGAAGAAATGTTCTGAGTTTGTTGCGACAGAGTTCAGGATGCGCTTATTATGGGATGCCACGGCGAGATCAGCTGCTTCCTCCGGTGAGCGCCGCTACAGTCCGGTCAGTCGGCGCAGAACCGATTCATAAGGACCCTCAGCCTCCTCATTAGAATGCGCCTTCTGATTGGATGCTGTGTTTGGTCATCGACGATCGACGTCCCGCCTCCAgggtacaccccccccccacacacacacacacatttcttttgtttaagTATATTTTTATTCTATGATATTCTATTTGATGAACAACCTGGGGGGCTCATCCATCTGTAAAAACAGATTTGTGCTGTTTCTACTTCAACTTTCTTGTCTACTTAAAACTACTTTGAGAAATTAATCCataatcaatttaatttaaataaatacagctgGCATGAAAAAGGGACAAATGACAATATCACCACATTTGAAAATTAAACAGAGGAAAATACAAATGTGGTTATAAGTGAGACCCAGACGTTGCTTGACAGCTGTCGAGTATTTCAGTTATGACAGCAGGCGATTATCCTTGTATAATCATTGCTAatcctatttttttattggtCCTTATCAATTTTAGCATGGCCTCTTATAAGTAGAGAGCCTCACCTTTGAGTTGTTTGTTTACCCggcaaatggaaaatgaaacgGGTCCAACCTCACAAAGCCATTCCTCCTTCTCCAGAGACTGAGGATGGATTTTGTGAAAAGGCCCTGATAACCTGTGATGCCCTTTAACTTCTCCATTCACGCGTCTCCTGGGCTGCGGTGCAGAGAGTCTTCCtttatgttgtatttgttttgctgCAGAGGCATTCCTGCCTTATGTCTactaatgtgtgtgttgttggttCATCTGCGacataaaagaaaattataGTTTAGGAGGAGGCGTCGGATGCATTAAATGCCCCTTCTTGTTTCCTTCTCTGCACCACCAGAGCAGTCTGTGGGCAAAACCTCGGCGAAGGGTCTCGCACAGTGACAGACATGACTCATTACAGTCATTACTCTGCCTGTGCTGTGAAATTAGCCAGTAAACAATACAGACAAAGGAACTTCCCCTTTTTTAAAGCGATTACACCGTCACGCACGGTGACGTCCGCAGacagttttgttttcaggtAGCGACACGctgtctgtttttcatttgCCCAGTTCTCCTCTAATGTCTACAGCAAACAGTTGGGGGCAGGTAAAGTCGCACCAGCCCAGCCCCAGAGACGTTGGGTCGTGGGTGTGACATGGATTTGGTTTCCATAGAGGATTATATCAAATCCTCTGATGTCAACATAGTCCAGTTTCCCTGGAAACATCATCCCGTGTTGTCGGGCAGTCGGGCACACGCGTCTCTATCTGAGGGTCCTGCCAGGTGCTGATGTGAGACATCTGCGTCATTGAGCTATAAATAAACTACCATGTGGCAGCTGTGCATCCTGGGAGCAGAGGCGGCCTTTACCTGaatgggaaacacacacatggaacAAACAACATTAAGACAAACACTCCTGAAGTGTGTGCAACACTTGTCACTGGATCCTCTGTTTGCTCCACGATTGACATCCTGCCACTGTGAGCTGGAATGATCAGTGTGTTCAAACACGCCTTCAACAAATGGTGTATTAGACAGGCCCCGAGTTCCAGTTCTGAGTGTGGCCCAGCAGTATCGAGCAGGAGACACAtttaattcaagattcaagattcaagattcaagatactttattgtcattatgcgagcataataaaatcgtgagaaggcccacggcttaaggcacacatcataacataaactaaattctctctcttaagaaacaatatgtCATTCCAGCGATGGAAGGCATCATAGACAAGGCATGTGATTGATTTCTCGAGAGGTTACTGTGTGTGAATAGCGgttctgttgttttattgtgaaattccTTCATTCTTTTATCGGCTTTCTTAACCAGATCTCACATGTAATAGAAATGTTTTATCTTGAAAGGACATCCtcttaaaataaatcagcataaaaggtcagtTTTGAAGGGAGTTTTTGTCGCTCACAGACAGGagggattgttttttttttgtgtgtgtgtgtgtggaatattTTTATGTGTCTTCAACTGATGGCCagtgacaggaagaggaagaacgcACGGCTTCTTTCGAGCGCAGGGTTATGATTGGACGTCACAGCGTGTCGTAAAAGCGTGCTCAAATATCAATGTTGTCAAATAACAAGCAGCGAAGCATGTAAATGACAAATTGTGCGAAGACAGATAACACTTGGCCCgtcacactggggggggggggggggggggggcttctacaATCTGAAACAATAAATCATTTCTGCCTCAGATGACTTCATCTCATCTGCTACTGACCACATTCAGACATGTAACGCTAGATGTGACGCTATTTATAATCCATGCGTCATGTGCGTAGCCATGGCTAAAATAGCCATGCAGCTGTTGCTATTACTGTGCATGTTTAATGTCACATTGCCAGCTAATTttgaaaatctatttttatgttGAGAGTAAATTAaaattgctcccccccccccccccccccttagagaGTCAGGTTCTGTCTGCCACGGGAGCAGATAACTGGTCTCCACAACCTGGTTGAGCTGACCAGTCAGGCCGGTCGTCAGGGCCTTACCTTTGACAGAAGCACGATAAGAGAAGTAAATTTACTTTTCCAGA
Protein-coding regions in this window:
- the tent5ba gene encoding terminal nucleotidyltransferase 5ba, with translation MSSGDASDQSRRFCVLSWDQVQRLDSILGEAVPIHGRGNFPTLSVQPRQIVQVVRARLGERGISVTDVRLNGSAASHVLHQDTGLGYKDLDLIFGVSLKDDQAFRLVKDVVLDCLFDFLPAGVSKERITALTLKEAYVQKLVKVCNDTNRWSLISLSNNTGKNVELKFVDSLRRQFEFSVDSFQICLDSLLLFDRCSETAMSESFHPTVIGESVYGDFQEAMDHLYQKTIATHSPEEIRGGGLLKYCHLLVRGFTPSSEADMKQMQRYMCSRFFIDFSDIGEQQRKLEAYLQNHFAGMEHKRYECLMTLHKVVNESTVCLMGHERRQTLSLISMLALKVLAEQNAIPTITNVTCYYQPAPYVQDINFSNYYVAHVQPTPVSLCCNSYQTWLPCS